Proteins co-encoded in one Babylonia areolata isolate BAREFJ2019XMU chromosome 5, ASM4173473v1, whole genome shotgun sequence genomic window:
- the LOC143282395 gene encoding uncharacterized protein LOC143282395, whose amino-acid sequence MANKSTEDPDNKKGMESASDDDSSNLSSSDSVVDPENEESSRSTKKQNRREEEELDEDKMKSDDVDELSDSASHRQSKRKPSKSRIKRIVHKQSPSKTSSGTSTPGNPFPLPPIDSLVVMGPQAQASVMSQASMVPNLGSTYMQLSPGQQRTPGGYKCDVCGKVFRVPSRYESHMQNHSKGKPFCCDVCGKLFGSQIKLDIHKPVHGKDRKQAHDCPECGQRCPSWRSYLYHVSKHTGNGGKKHSCEVCGRQFFAAQRLRNHMQSHIDGKNFCCPKCGKLFESQKRLDTHSLIHNQERTDPFKCVDCGKVYDDWRAFKQHMKTHGSEGVTYTCEICASHFYTQYEKEKHMKMHSADQRHQCPNCTKSFWTASQLAVHMRNKHRSSKTHECVICGRECARASGLKQHMKMHAGDDDFFCHLCGSTFQNGQELASHSGTHNKERPFTCDQCGKSFVKRFHYHCHMVVHAAGQQFSCGVCSRQFDHSMQLTTHMATHVFDGQQKFACQACSLTFPSQVELEAHAHTHGRQPPYVCGLCGRLFAEQRYFRQHMKRHMARAQRGKLKSSSRHFSLPLSDTPTRNGAGTEGATGAGGVSQGGDHPCHMCGAHFGDSQSLVAHIEEHKQSGMQMYLNVIRKTQNDSATSPQQQLQKQHRKHDGSDDASCSASDSDVPEKMVPSQSKTTIHFGMRAHDYQTSTPKGSSGGSSILTQSSEQAMARPMPSFQATPMSSAAPTPTMSGVGRPSHDLTPHSTDGGMDRFGNQQADSFYSPPVFPGQSGSYATPYHAAAQQFQPRGPQDGFPNGGLEGGGAMDFSAHYAMPAKRLPDFSDFSRHLGLAGKPGFPDYPESGSGGGPGSSSSSGGMGHSSSMGGGGFSFPEGLSSASPGFAAGGIKPMPAGDEAPVSMPVFPSMSMYPHMPPPPPPQGPGSVAAGGGEGGGQPIPYGSMFQFQSLGN is encoded by the exons ATGGCAAACAAGAGCACAGAAGATCCAGACAACAAAAAAGGGATGGAGTCGGCTTCAGATGACGACAGCTCCAATCTTTCAAGCAGCGACAGCGTGGTAGACCCAGAGAATGAGGAGTCCAGTCGCTCCACCAAGAAACAGAATCGCAGAGAAGAGGAGGAGCTTGACGAGGACAAGATGAAATCCGATGACGTGGATGAGCTTTCGGACTCTGCCTCTCACCGCCAGTCAAAACGCAAGCCATCAAAATCCAGAATAAAACGAATCGTGCACAAACAGTCGCCGTCAAAAACATCCAGCGGGACATCCACTCCGGGGAACCCCTTCCCTCTGCCTCCGATAGACAGTTTGGTGGTGATGGGTCCCCAAGCTCAGGCCTCGGTCATGAGCCAGGCATCCATGGTGCCCAATCTGGGTTCCACCTATATGCAATTGTCTCCTGGGCAGCAACGCACACCTGGCGGCTACAAGTGTGATGTCTGTGGCAAGGTGTTCAGAGTCCCCTCCCGCTATGAGTCGCACATGCAGAACCATTCCAAGGGGAAGCCCTTTTGCTGTGAT GTGTGTGGCAAACTGTTTGGCTCACAAATAAAGCTGGACATTCACAAGCCAGTGCACGGGAAGGACCGAAAGCAGGCCCACGACTGCCCGGAGTGCGGCCAGAGGTGCCCCAGCTGGAGGTCCTACCTCTACCATGTGTCCAAGCACACCGGCAACGGGGGCAAGAAGCACTCCTGTGAG GTGTGTGGTCGTCAGTTTTTTGCTGCGCAGCGGCTTCGCAACCACATGCAGAGTCACATCGACGGCAAGAACTTCTGCTGTCCCAAGTGCGGCAAGCTGTTTGAGAGCCAGAAGAGACTGGACACCCATTCCCTCATACACAACCAAGAGCGAACGGATCCTTTCAAATGCGTCGATTGTGGGAAg GTGTATGACGACTGGCGGGCCTTCAAGCAGCACATGAAGACTCACGGGTCGGAAGGGGTGACGTACACCTGTGAGATCTGCGCCTCCCATTTCTACACGCAatatgagaaagagaaacatatg aaaatGCACTCAGCCGACCAGCGGCACCAGTGCCCCAACTGCACCAAGTCGTTCTGGACGGCATCGCAGCTGGCAGTGCACATGCGCAACAAGCACCGCAGCAGCAAGACTCACGAGTGCGTCATCTGCGGGCGGGAGTGTGCGCGCGCCTCGGGCCTCAAGCAGCACATGAAGATGCATGCGGGGGACGATGACTTTTTCTGCCACCTGTGCGGCAGCACGTTTCAGAACGGGCAGGAACTGGCGTCCCACTCGGGCACCCACAACAAGGAGCGTCCCTTCACCTGCGACCAGTGTGGGAAGTCGTTTGTCAAGAGG TTCCACTACCACTGCCACATGGTGGTGCACGCGGCAGGCCAGCAGTTCTCATGCGGCGTGTGCAGCCGGCAGTTTGACCACAGCATGCAGCTGACCACGCACATGGCCACCCACGTCTTCGACGGCCAGCAGAAGTTTGCCTGCCAGGCCTGCAGCCTCACCTTCCCCTCCCAGGTGGAGCTGGAGGCACATGCCCACACGCATGGCAGGCAGCCGCCCTACGTGTGCGGGCTGTGCGGGCGGCTGTTTGCTGAGCAGCGCTACTTCCGGCAGCACATGAAACGACACATGGCTCGGGCCCAGAGGGGCAAGCTGAAGTCCTCATCACGGCACTTCTCCCTGCCCCTGTCAG ACACCCCAACAAGGAATGGGGCCGGGACAGAGGGCGCCACGGGTGCAGGGGGCGTGTCGCAAGGGGGAGACCACCCATGCCACATGTGCGGCGCTCACTTCGGGGACAGCCAGTCGCTGGTTGCCCACATCGAGGAGCACAAGCAGTCCGGGATGCAGATGTACCTCAACGTCATCCGTAAGACCCAGAATGACTCCGCCACCTCCCCTCAGCAACAG ttgcAGAAGCAGCACAGAAAGCATGACGGCTCTGACGATGCGTCCTGTTCAGCCAGTGACTCGGACGTACCTGAAAAAATGGTGCCAAGTCAAAGCAAAA CGACGATCCATTTTGGCATGCGTGCGCACGACTACCAAACCAGCACGCCCAAAGGCAGCAGTGGTGGCAGCAGCATCTTGACACAGTCATCAGAGCAAGCCATGGCCCGGCCTATGCCATCGTTCCAGGCCACCCCCATGTCCAGCGCGGCACCCACTCCCACCATGTCCGGCGTGGGCCGACCTTCGCATGACCTGACCCCGCACAGCACAGACGGCGGCATGGATCGTTTCGGCAACCAGCAGGCAGACAGCTTCTACTCGCCCCCTGTGTTCCCGGGGCAGTCTGGGAGCTACGCCACGCCCTACCACGCGGCAGCCCAGCAGTTCCAGCCGCGGGGCCCGCAGGACGGCTTCCCCAATGGCGgcctggaggggggtggggccatGGACTTCAGCGCCCACTACGCCATGCCTGCCAAGCGCCTGCCTGACTTCTCTGACTTCAGCCGACACCTGGGCCTGGCTGGAAAGCCGGGTTTCCCGGACTACCCGGAGTCCGGGTCAGGCGGGGGTCCTgggtcgtcgtcatcgtcgggGGGTATGGGTCATTCATCGTCCATGGGTGGGGGGGGCTTCAGCTTCCCTGAGGGCCTGTCCTCCGCCTCGCCTGGCTTCGCGGCCGGTGGCATCAAGCCAATGCCTGCTGGGGACGAGGCCCCTGTGTCCATGCCCGTCTTCCCCAGCATGTCCATGTACCCCCacatgccccctcctcctcccccccagggCCCGGGGAGCGTGGCggcgggagggggtgaagggggcggtCAGCCGATACCATACGGCTCCATGTTTCAGTTCCAGTCTCTGGGAAACTGA